The Candidatus Zixiibacteriota bacterium genome has a segment encoding these proteins:
- a CDS encoding alpha/beta hydrolase — MSRRFGLKRVALLALAVIVSVAAAGQAQQCSRIMAQDSSLNNLVDPPGYRTGTLGELGGVIKVGSGRRAVVLIPGLGFSGEVFRELMEMISAEATMYAVTLPGFGGTKAPPAPAAGTSFAEQTWTTGAYRAIEKLIANEKLERAIIVGHWLTGTSLALRLALEHPDKVAGVILLAGSPCFVPTDTTQFKLHMPEAMLAKIADTYMAPQWFKTVTRETWDDNNFLPGDYAVNPVRGLRLWRMAAQPPLHVWVRYLNEFNSQDITQHLDSLRVPVLLLKPGLEGNYSDPGQDYMTGYCHTAWNATLAKGGMIKAKTIANARVCLWFDQPEAVAAEMRSFIAGLK; from the coding sequence ATGAGCAGACGATTTGGGCTGAAGCGGGTGGCGTTGCTGGCGCTGGCGGTCATTGTCAGCGTGGCGGCGGCGGGGCAGGCGCAGCAGTGTAGCCGGATCATGGCGCAGGACTCGTCGTTGAACAACCTGGTTGACCCGCCGGGATATCGGACGGGGACGTTGGGGGAATTGGGCGGAGTCATCAAGGTCGGCAGCGGTAGGCGCGCGGTGGTGCTAATACCCGGCTTGGGGTTCAGCGGCGAGGTGTTTCGTGAATTGATGGAGATGATCAGTGCCGAGGCGACGATGTATGCAGTGACGCTGCCGGGATTCGGCGGGACGAAAGCGCCGCCAGCGCCGGCGGCGGGGACAAGTTTCGCGGAGCAAACGTGGACGACAGGGGCGTATCGGGCGATCGAGAAGCTAATCGCGAACGAGAAATTGGAGCGGGCGATCATTGTCGGGCACTGGTTGACGGGGACATCGTTGGCGCTACGGCTGGCGCTGGAGCATCCGGACAAGGTTGCGGGAGTGATTCTGCTGGCGGGGTCGCCCTGCTTTGTGCCGACCGACACAACGCAGTTCAAGCTGCATATGCCGGAGGCGATGCTGGCGAAGATTGCGGATACGTATATGGCGCCGCAATGGTTCAAGACGGTGACGAGGGAGACCTGGGATGACAACAACTTCCTGCCGGGAGACTACGCGGTCAATCCGGTTCGAGGGCTGCGGTTGTGGCGGATGGCCGCACAACCGCCGCTGCACGTGTGGGTGCGCTACTTGAATGAGTTCAATTCGCAGGACATCACGCAACATCTCGACTCACTGCGCGTGCCGGTGTTGCTCTTGAAACCGGGACTGGAGGGGAACTATTCCGATCCGGGGCAGGACTATATGACGGGATACTGCCACACCGCTTGGAACGCCACTTTGGCGAAAGGTGGCATGATCAAGGCGAAGACGATTGCGAATGCGCGGGTGTGTCTGTGGTTTGATCAGCCGGAGGCGGTGGCGGCGGAGATGCGAAGCTTTATAGCCGGGCTGAAGTGA